The Pseudomonas baetica genome includes a region encoding these proteins:
- a CDS encoding GNAT family N-acetyltransferase has product MEAPICIRPAILADVGIISRIIERSIRFGCALDHRNDPQIVSLWTRQQSADFLGSRLADPYFYLSIALLADKPVGVAMAQASGDISICHVQPECFRRGVGRALMSDLEGWLRVRGVSLANLDSTRTGEAFYRRLGYREAALPLIHNGLHILPMSKRLPLSG; this is encoded by the coding sequence ATGGAAGCACCCATCTGCATTCGCCCGGCCATTCTGGCCGATGTCGGCATCATCAGCCGTATCATTGAGCGTTCGATCCGTTTCGGATGTGCGCTCGATCACCGCAACGACCCGCAAATCGTCAGCCTCTGGACCCGGCAACAATCGGCCGATTTCCTTGGTAGCCGGCTCGCCGATCCGTACTTCTACTTGAGCATCGCCTTGCTTGCGGACAAACCGGTCGGCGTCGCTATGGCTCAGGCCAGTGGAGATATTTCGATTTGCCATGTGCAGCCCGAGTGCTTTCGCCGAGGTGTGGGTCGGGCGCTGATGAGCGACCTTGAAGGGTGGTTGCGGGTTCGCGGGGTATCGCTGGCCAATCTTGACAGCACGCGTACCGGCGAAGCGTTTTACCGCCGTCTCGGATACCGCGAAGCAGCGTTACCGCTGATACACAACGGCTTGCACATCCTGCCCATGAGCAAGCGATTGCCATTGTCAGGCTGA
- a CDS encoding aspartate aminotransferase family protein: MSVATSLIEQSSARIASASAETLYQFNESPLLARQAQQESNARSYPRRIPLALKRAKGLYVEDVEGRTFIDCLAGAGTLALGHNHPVVIEAIQRVLADELPLHTLDLTTPVKDQFVQDLFGLLPSELAAQAKIQFCGPTGTDAVEAALKLVRTATGRSTVVSFCGGYHGMSQGALSLMGSLGPKKPLGALLSNGVQFMPFPYDYRCPFGLGGAAGVKANLSYLENLLNDPEAGVQLPAAVIVEAVQGEGGVIPADIEWLRGLRRITEKAGVALIVDEIQSGFARTGKMFAFEHAGITPDVVVLSKAIGGSLPLAVVVYRDWLDTWQPGAHAGTFRGNQMAMAAGSAVMRYLVEHKVCEHAAAMGERLSEHLRILQRDFPQLGDIRGRGLMLGVELVDPAGAPDALGHPPAFARLAPLVQRECLKRGLILELGGRHGAVVRFLPPLVITAAEIDRVAEIFGRALVAATAAV, translated from the coding sequence ATGTCAGTCGCCACCAGCCTTATCGAACAGTCGTCGGCCCGGATCGCCTCCGCGTCAGCCGAAACGCTGTATCAGTTCAATGAATCGCCCTTGCTGGCCCGTCAGGCGCAACAGGAGTCCAATGCCCGCAGCTATCCGCGACGCATTCCGCTGGCGCTCAAGCGCGCCAAGGGCCTGTATGTCGAAGACGTCGAGGGGCGCACCTTCATCGACTGTCTGGCCGGTGCTGGCACGCTGGCCCTGGGGCATAACCACCCGGTGGTGATCGAAGCCATCCAGCGGGTGCTGGCCGATGAGCTGCCGCTGCACACGCTGGACCTGACCACGCCGGTCAAGGATCAGTTCGTCCAGGACCTGTTCGGTCTGCTGCCGTCTGAACTGGCCGCGCAAGCGAAGATCCAGTTCTGCGGTCCGACCGGCACTGACGCGGTGGAAGCGGCCTTGAAACTGGTGCGCACCGCCACCGGGCGCAGCACGGTAGTGTCGTTCTGCGGCGGTTATCACGGCATGAGCCAGGGGGCATTGAGCCTGATGGGCAGCCTGGGGCCGAAAAAGCCGTTGGGTGCCTTGCTCAGCAACGGCGTGCAGTTCATGCCGTTCCCGTATGACTACCGTTGCCCGTTCGGCCTTGGTGGCGCGGCCGGTGTGAAAGCCAACCTGAGTTATCTGGAAAACCTGCTCAATGATCCCGAGGCTGGCGTGCAATTGCCGGCCGCAGTGATCGTTGAAGCGGTGCAGGGCGAGGGTGGCGTGATTCCCGCCGATATCGAATGGCTGCGCGGCTTGCGCCGGATCACCGAGAAGGCTGGCGTGGCGTTGATTGTCGACGAAATCCAGAGTGGTTTCGCCCGCACCGGCAAGATGTTCGCCTTTGAACACGCCGGCATCACCCCGGATGTCGTGGTGTTGTCCAAAGCCATCGGCGGCAGCCTGCCGTTGGCGGTAGTGGTTTACCGCGACTGGCTCGACACCTGGCAACCGGGCGCCCATGCCGGCACGTTCCGTGGCAATCAGATGGCGATGGCCGCCGGTTCCGCGGTGATGCGTTATCTGGTCGAGCACAAGGTCTGCGAGCACGCTGCAGCCATGGGCGAGCGCCTGAGCGAGCACTTGCGGATCTTGCAGCGCGACTTCCCGCAACTGGGTGATATCCGTGGTCGTGGCTTGATGCTTGGCGTTGAACTGGTCGACCCGGCGGGTGCTCCGGACGCACTCGGCCATCCACCGGCGTTTGCGCGGCTGGCGCCGCTGGTGCAGCGCGAATGCCTCAAGCGCGGTCTGATCCTGGAGTTGGGCGGCCGGCATGGCGCCGTGGTGCGGTTCCTGCCGCCGCTGGTGATCACCGCTGCCGAAATCGACCGCGTCGCCGAGATCTTTGGCCGCGCATTGGTTGCCGCCACCGCGGCTGTGTAA
- a CDS encoding MbtH family protein codes for MTSVFDREDILFQVVVNHEEQYSIWPDYKAVPEGWRTVGKSGLKKECLAYIEEVWTDMRPLSLRQKMEAQAAAQ; via the coding sequence ATGACGTCAGTATTCGACCGCGAGGACATCCTCTTTCAAGTCGTGGTCAATCACGAAGAGCAGTACTCGATCTGGCCGGATTACAAAGCCGTGCCAGAAGGCTGGCGCACCGTGGGCAAGAGCGGCCTGAAAAAGGAATGTCTGGCCTACATCGAAGAAGTCTGGACCGACATGCGCCCACTGAGTCTGCGCCAGAAGATGGAAGCACAGGCCGCCGCGCAATAA
- a CDS encoding metal ABC transporter substrate-binding protein: MVFSLRNLTLAMALCGVVSSPLIAAESAKPLRVLASLPITYGLGEVLLKGTDVSLERAAPANLPGSRQTAYFTGRGAPALSKLATGADAVIGVRSLWADDPLYPIARRSNIRIVEVDAARPVDGALPGIAVQPGLKVDGLNSQPWLASNNMGRMADVMAADLVRLAPAAKAKIEANLAALKQRLLKLSADSEARLASADNLSVMSLSDHFEYLIGGLNLELVGQDPRPDAEWTPQDLKQLTATLKNNDVAVVLHHRQPSDAVKAAIAESGSRLLVLSTDAVDPVAELEGNVDALLKGLSGA; encoded by the coding sequence ATGGTTTTTTCATTGCGCAACCTGACGTTGGCCATGGCCCTGTGCGGCGTGGTTTCCAGTCCTTTGATAGCCGCCGAAAGCGCCAAACCCTTGCGTGTGCTGGCCTCGTTACCGATCACCTATGGCCTTGGCGAGGTGCTGCTCAAGGGCACCGATGTCAGTCTGGAACGCGCGGCGCCGGCGAACTTGCCGGGCAGTCGCCAGACCGCCTACTTCACCGGGCGGGGCGCCCCGGCACTGAGCAAACTGGCGACCGGTGCCGATGCGGTGATCGGTGTACGATCGCTGTGGGCCGATGACCCGCTGTACCCGATCGCCCGTCGCAGCAACATCCGTATCGTTGAAGTTGACGCCGCACGCCCGGTCGACGGCGCCCTGCCCGGCATTGCCGTACAACCGGGATTGAAGGTCGATGGCTTGAACAGTCAGCCATGGCTGGCGAGCAACAACATGGGACGCATGGCGGATGTGATGGCGGCGGATCTGGTGCGTCTGGCACCCGCTGCCAAAGCGAAGATCGAAGCGAACCTGGCGGCGTTGAAACAGCGCCTGCTCAAGCTCAGCGCCGACAGCGAGGCGCGTCTGGCCAGTGCCGACAATCTGAGTGTGATGAGCTTGAGCGATCACTTCGAGTATCTCATCGGCGGTCTGAACCTGGAGCTGGTGGGGCAGGATCCGCGTCCTGATGCTGAATGGACACCGCAGGACTTGAAGCAACTGACAGCGACACTCAAGAACAATGACGTGGCCGTGGTGCTGCACCATCGGCAGCCCTCGGATGCGGTGAAAGCTGCCATTGCTGAATCGGGTAGCCGGTTGTTGGTGTTGAGTACGGATGCCGTAGATCCGGTGGCTGAGCTTGAGGGGAATGTGGATGCTCTGCTCAAGGGCTTGAGCGGCGCGTAA
- a CDS encoding metal ABC transporter permease, whose translation MSYEAFRLMVQGWASSGYLPEALAYGFVVNALLAGLLIGPVLGGLGTLVVVKRFAFFSEAVGHAALTGVAIGILLGEPYTGPYGSLFGYCLLFGILLNYLRNRTDLAPDTLIGVFLSVSLALGASLLLILAGKINVHILENVLFGSVLTVNGNDLAVLAIVGSLVMALALPLYNRIMLASFNPQLAAVRGVAVKTLDYLFVILVTLITVASVKVIGAILVGALLVIPAAAARLLSQSLKGFFWCSVLIATVSTLCGILAPIVFDLPIPSGAAIILVAGIAFALAAIARGVVPSLKGNLG comes from the coding sequence ATGAGTTATGAAGCCTTTCGTCTGATGGTTCAGGGCTGGGCCTCGTCCGGTTACCTGCCGGAGGCGCTGGCCTACGGTTTTGTGGTCAATGCGCTGCTCGCCGGCCTGTTGATCGGTCCGGTGCTCGGCGGCCTCGGCACGCTGGTGGTGGTCAAACGCTTTGCGTTTTTCTCCGAAGCGGTCGGCCACGCGGCGCTGACCGGGGTGGCCATCGGCATCCTGCTCGGCGAACCGTACACCGGGCCTTATGGCAGCCTGTTCGGCTACTGCCTGCTGTTCGGTATTTTGCTCAACTATCTGCGCAACCGTACCGACCTCGCACCGGACACCTTGATCGGCGTGTTCCTCTCGGTATCGCTGGCGCTGGGGGCGAGTCTGCTGCTGATTCTGGCGGGCAAGATCAACGTCCACATTCTGGAAAACGTGCTGTTCGGTTCGGTGCTGACCGTCAACGGCAATGACCTGGCGGTGCTGGCGATTGTCGGCTCGCTGGTCATGGCTTTGGCCCTGCCGCTGTACAACCGCATCATGCTCGCCAGTTTCAACCCGCAACTGGCGGCTGTTCGCGGGGTGGCGGTGAAGACCCTGGATTATCTGTTCGTGATACTGGTGACGCTGATCACCGTGGCGTCGGTGAAAGTCATCGGCGCGATTCTGGTCGGTGCGCTGTTGGTGATTCCGGCGGCGGCAGCGCGGCTGCTCAGCCAGTCGCTCAAGGGTTTCTTCTGGTGCTCGGTGCTGATTGCCACCGTCAGCACGTTGTGCGGGATTCTCGCGCCGATCGTGTTCGATCTGCCGATCCCGTCCGGCGCCGCGATCATTCTGGTCGCCGGCATTGCCTTCGCCCTCGCCGCCATCGCGCGCGGGGTTGTCCCGAGTCTGAAAGGGAATCTTGGATAA
- a CDS encoding metal ABC transporter ATP-binding protein produces MTSKETLLNKPATPVGAGLLANAPGQPTSLSDDTTPSRASPLPQVCGPTLDFADVSLTLGRTTILDKVTFQVHPGSVHALVGPNGGGKSSLIKTLLGQMPHQGQLSLQWPGEPGVIGYVPQALEFDRGLPMTVDDFMAAMCQRRPAFLGLSKRYAGAIGEALERVGMQDKRKRRMGALSGGERQRVLLAQGLIPAPQLLVLDEPMSALDEAGIQVFERLLGDWRAASITVLWIEHDLEAVGRLASRVTGLNRRVLFDATPQQALTPERLLTLFSTHPRSAA; encoded by the coding sequence ATGACTTCAAAAGAAACCCTCCTGAACAAACCCGCTACCCCTGTGGGAGCGGGCTTGCTCGCGAACGCGCCGGGTCAGCCAACATCTTTATCGGATGACACGACGCCTTCGCGAGCAAGCCCGCTCCCACAGGTTTGCGGGCCGACTTTGGATTTTGCCGATGTCAGTTTGACGCTGGGCCGCACGACGATTCTCGACAAGGTCACCTTTCAGGTTCACCCCGGCAGCGTGCACGCACTGGTCGGCCCCAACGGTGGCGGCAAGAGTTCGCTGATCAAGACCTTGCTCGGCCAGATGCCGCATCAGGGCCAGTTGAGCCTGCAATGGCCCGGCGAGCCCGGCGTCATCGGCTACGTGCCGCAAGCGCTGGAGTTTGATCGCGGTTTGCCGATGACCGTCGACGATTTCATGGCCGCCATGTGCCAGCGCCGCCCGGCGTTTCTCGGCTTGAGCAAGCGCTACGCCGGCGCCATCGGTGAGGCGCTGGAGCGCGTCGGCATGCAGGACAAACGCAAACGGCGCATGGGCGCACTGTCCGGCGGCGAGCGTCAGCGGGTTCTGCTCGCCCAAGGGCTGATTCCGGCACCGCAACTACTGGTACTGGATGAGCCGATGTCGGCCCTCGATGAAGCCGGGATTCAGGTGTTCGAGCGCCTGCTTGGCGACTGGCGCGCGGCGAGCATCACCGTTTTGTGGATTGAGCATGATCTGGAAGCGGTCGGGCGTTTGGCCAGTCGCGTCACCGGCCTCAACCGTCGCGTGCTGTTCGACGCGACACCACAACAGGCACTGACACCGGAGCGTCTGCTGACGCTGTTCTCGACCCATCCACGGAGCGCTGCCTGA
- a CDS encoding metal ABC transporter substrate-binding protein — MSISSPRRPLLRLFLMGLCACLLSPMASADEAKRLRIGITLHPYYSYVANIVGDKAEVVPLIPAGFNPHAYEPRAEDIKRISGLDVIVLNGVGHDDFADRMIAASETPNVKTIEANENVPLLAATGVAARGAGKVVNPHTFLSISASIAQVNNIARELGKLDPDNAKTYTQNARAYGKRLRQMRADALAKLTQAPNAELRVATVHAAYDYLLREFGLEVTAVVEPAHGIEPSPSQLKKTIDQLRELDVKVIFSEMDFPSTYVETIQRESGVKLYPLSHISYGEYTADKYEKEMTGNLNTVVRAIQESGA, encoded by the coding sequence ATGTCTATTTCATCTCCACGCCGTCCGTTGTTGCGTCTTTTTCTAATGGGCTTGTGTGCCTGTCTGCTTAGCCCGATGGCCAGCGCCGATGAAGCCAAACGCCTGCGCATCGGCATCACCCTGCATCCTTATTACAGCTATGTGGCGAACATCGTCGGCGACAAGGCCGAAGTGGTGCCGCTGATCCCGGCCGGTTTCAACCCGCACGCCTACGAGCCACGCGCCGAAGACATCAAGCGCATCAGCGGCCTCGATGTGATCGTGCTCAATGGCGTTGGCCATGATGACTTCGCCGATCGCATGATCGCCGCCAGCGAAACACCCAACGTCAAGACCATCGAAGCCAACGAAAACGTGCCGCTGCTCGCCGCCACCGGAGTTGCCGCGCGTGGCGCCGGCAAAGTGGTGAACCCGCATACGTTCCTGTCGATCAGCGCCTCCATCGCCCAGGTCAACAACATCGCCCGGGAACTGGGCAAGCTCGACCCGGACAACGCCAAGACCTACACCCAAAACGCCCGCGCCTACGGCAAACGCCTGCGCCAGATGCGCGCCGATGCCCTGGCCAAGCTGACCCAGGCGCCGAATGCCGAACTACGCGTCGCCACCGTTCACGCGGCTTACGACTATCTGCTGCGCGAATTTGGTCTGGAAGTGACGGCGGTGGTCGAGCCGGCCCACGGTATCGAGCCGAGCCCGAGCCAGTTGAAGAAGACCATCGATCAACTGCGCGAGCTGGACGTGAAAGTGATCTTCTCGGAAATGGATTTCCCGTCCACGTACGTCGAAACCATTCAGCGGGAATCCGGTGTGAAGCTGTACCCGCTGTCGCACATTTCTTACGGCGAATACACCGCCGACAAATACGAAAAGGAAATGACCGGCAACCTCAACACCGTGGTACGGGCGATTCAGGAGTCGGGGGCATGA
- a CDS encoding DUF6162 family protein gives MSTPTTQVVRPAGAGHETLNVLLLCLLILALAGSVVAWRGVSHEPEPVASNQLDARRDLSAAEQGIYADLRVTLDEIRLLREEQKALPTPQNLADEGFAPFAQDASSVSRGAHVWQMQAGTAYFGHSQTLAVAGSFLMRIGADDKAEPDIWLNRDAALKAPQDLTDTALAAAGWKQIVAQYDAGVTREHRH, from the coding sequence ATGAGTACGCCGACAACCCAAGTTGTACGCCCGGCCGGTGCCGGCCACGAAACCCTCAATGTGCTGCTGCTGTGTTTGCTGATCCTTGCATTGGCCGGTTCGGTCGTCGCGTGGCGGGGTGTTTCCCATGAACCGGAGCCGGTCGCCAGCAATCAGCTCGATGCCCGCCGCGACCTCAGCGCCGCCGAGCAAGGCATCTATGCAGACCTGCGAGTGACCCTCGACGAAATCCGCTTGCTGCGCGAAGAGCAGAAAGCCCTGCCGACCCCGCAGAACCTTGCGGACGAGGGCTTTGCCCCGTTTGCACAGGACGCCAGTTCCGTCAGTCGTGGCGCTCATGTCTGGCAAATGCAGGCCGGCACTGCCTACTTCGGTCACAGCCAGACACTTGCCGTCGCCGGCTCGTTTCTGATGCGCATCGGCGCGGATGACAAGGCTGAGCCGGATATCTGGCTCAACCGTGACGCCGCACTCAAGGCTCCGCAAGACCTGACTGACACTGCGCTGGCCGCCGCCGGCTGGAAACAGATCGTCGCGCAATACGATGCCGGGGTTACCCGCGAACATCGCCATTGA
- a CDS encoding thiamine pyrophosphate-binding protein produces the protein MSKSTTTAAPSPLARFWRKWRFHINILLLLIPLGFMPKYFADASLFRGDSGLGQHEIGNIQVGPWSLRLAELRNEAPTLTGPAGYMKDFSAALCDACVEQVKATYLRIGKPRSLRAAGTIFFGTPYRMGTQMPIPEKTKTDAELWITMEGWDGSMHQASIPLSQASPATIAWLNKQGAKP, from the coding sequence GTGAGCAAGTCCACAACGACTGCAGCGCCATCGCCACTGGCGCGTTTCTGGCGCAAATGGCGGTTTCATATCAACATCCTGCTGCTGTTGATCCCGCTGGGCTTCATGCCCAAATACTTCGCCGACGCTTCGCTGTTTCGCGGCGACAGCGGGCTGGGGCAGCATGAAATCGGCAATATCCAGGTCGGGCCGTGGAGCCTGCGACTGGCCGAACTGCGCAACGAAGCTCCCACCCTCACCGGCCCGGCCGGCTACATGAAAGATTTCAGCGCCGCCCTCTGCGATGCCTGTGTCGAACAGGTGAAGGCCACCTACCTGCGCATCGGCAAGCCGCGCAGCCTGCGCGCTGCCGGCACCATCTTCTTCGGCACGCCCTACCGCATGGGCACACAAATGCCGATCCCGGAAAAGACCAAAACCGACGCCGAACTGTGGATCACCATGGAAGGCTGGGACGGCAGCATGCATCAGGCCTCGATTCCCCTGAGCCAGGCCTCCCCCGCCACCATCGCCTGGCTGAACAAACAAGGAGCCAAACCATGA
- a CDS encoding PepSY-associated TM helix domain-containing protein, translating to MSKKSRSKLWFMVHSWLALPIWFFVLIVCVTGTLAVVSQEIVWLANPQMRASQPSDDAPRLSYDQILAAIKTAEPQTLVQSISRPDESHFALDVEVSYPDGRSLTVYVNPYTGVIQGTAPTFDFKAFTRALHGWWLVPFTNGYSWGWYLVSFLGLPMLVSLITGLVVYKRFWKGFLRPTLRVRHGARIFWGDFHRLSGIWSIWFIAVISITGTWFLIQAILFDNQISISSEPIIPALSRESVPISAAGTPPPRISLDRAVEIAQQKIPGLEASFVSLPGNAYSHMSVGGRGWYPLMFQTATLNPYNGDMAASRLLSDRSSLEFVTESMRPLHTGDFGGIWIKLIWFFFGLLLSMMVLSGLLIWTKRTALATANALKREDKKNRTKAQPATNREPAEATL from the coding sequence ATGTCGAAGAAATCCCGCTCCAAACTATGGTTCATGGTGCATAGCTGGCTGGCGCTGCCAATCTGGTTTTTTGTCCTGATCGTCTGCGTGACCGGGACTCTGGCGGTGGTCAGCCAGGAAATCGTCTGGCTGGCCAATCCACAGATGCGTGCCAGCCAGCCATCGGACGACGCACCGCGGCTCAGCTATGACCAGATTCTGGCGGCGATCAAAACAGCTGAACCGCAAACACTGGTGCAAAGCATCAGCCGTCCGGACGAGTCGCACTTTGCCCTCGATGTCGAAGTCAGCTACCCCGACGGGCGCTCGCTGACGGTCTACGTCAACCCGTACACCGGCGTCATTCAGGGCACCGCGCCAACCTTCGACTTCAAGGCTTTCACCCGCGCCCTGCACGGCTGGTGGCTGGTGCCGTTTACCAACGGCTACAGCTGGGGCTGGTACCTGGTGTCGTTTCTCGGTTTGCCGATGCTGGTGTCATTGATTACCGGCCTGGTGGTCTACAAACGCTTCTGGAAAGGCTTTCTGCGCCCGACCCTGCGCGTGCGCCACGGCGCACGGATTTTCTGGGGCGACTTCCATCGACTGTCCGGCATCTGGTCGATCTGGTTCATCGCGGTGATCTCCATCACCGGCACCTGGTTCTTGATTCAGGCGATCCTGTTCGACAACCAGATTTCAATCTCCAGTGAACCGATCATTCCGGCCTTGTCCCGCGAAAGCGTACCGATTTCAGCAGCCGGCACGCCGCCCCCGCGCATCAGCCTCGATCGCGCCGTTGAAATCGCACAGCAGAAGATCCCGGGACTGGAGGCCAGTTTCGTCAGCCTGCCGGGTAACGCTTACAGCCACATGAGCGTCGGCGGTCGCGGCTGGTATCCGCTGATGTTCCAGACCGCCACGCTCAATCCGTACAACGGTGATATGGCCGCTTCACGGTTGCTCTCCGATCGCTCCTCGCTGGAATTCGTCACAGAATCCATGCGCCCGTTGCACACCGGTGACTTCGGCGGTATCTGGATCAAGCTGATCTGGTTTTTCTTCGGCCTGCTGCTGAGCATGATGGTGCTCAGCGGCTTGCTGATCTGGACCAAACGTACCGCCCTGGCCACTGCCAATGCGCTCAAGCGCGAGGACAAGAAAAACCGCACCAAGGCACAACCGGCCACGAACCGTGAACCTGCGGAGGCCACCCTGTGA
- a CDS encoding VOC family protein, with the protein MSVKPIPEGYHSITPYLGIQKAAEAIDFYKKAFGATEVMRLTMPDGGIGHAELRIGDSAIMLGSPCDQGPLSSPEKAVSVGLHLYVTDVDKSFQRALDAGATVVSEVKDQFYGDRSGTLKDPYGHLWFLASRKEDLTEEQIKQRAMEMFSQG; encoded by the coding sequence ATGAGCGTCAAACCCATTCCCGAGGGGTATCACAGCATTACCCCATATCTCGGCATCCAGAAGGCCGCCGAGGCCATCGACTTCTATAAAAAAGCCTTCGGTGCCACCGAAGTCATGCGCCTGACCATGCCCGACGGCGGGATCGGCCACGCGGAGCTGCGCATTGGCGACAGCGCCATCATGCTCGGCTCACCGTGCGATCAGGGGCCTTTGAGCAGCCCCGAAAAAGCCGTTTCGGTTGGTCTGCATTTGTATGTGACTGATGTCGACAAGTCATTTCAACGGGCACTCGATGCCGGAGCGACGGTGGTGTCCGAGGTCAAGGATCAGTTCTACGGTGATCGCAGCGGGACGTTGAAGGATCCGTATGGGCACCTGTGGTTTCTCGCCTCGCGCAAGGAGGATTTGACCGAGGAGCAGATCAAGCAGCGGGCGATGGAGATGTTCAGTCAGGGTTGA
- the soxR gene encoding redox-sensitive transcriptional activator SoxR: protein MITKENLHKPLTVGEVAARSGVAVTALHFYESKGLIKSQRNAGNQRRYPRAVLRRVALIKVAQRLGIPLAEIGEALKILPDDRVPTAADWKILSEQWRRELDERITQLTLLRDRLTGCIGCGCLSMEACPLRNQGDVLGEKGPGAHFLQD, encoded by the coding sequence ATGATCACCAAGGAAAACCTGCACAAGCCGCTTACCGTCGGCGAAGTCGCGGCACGCAGCGGCGTTGCGGTCACCGCCCTGCATTTTTATGAATCCAAGGGATTGATCAAAAGCCAGCGTAATGCCGGTAATCAACGGCGTTACCCGCGAGCCGTGCTGCGCCGGGTGGCGTTGATCAAAGTTGCCCAGCGTCTGGGGATTCCACTGGCGGAGATTGGCGAAGCGCTGAAAATCCTCCCCGACGATCGCGTACCGACGGCGGCGGACTGGAAGATTCTGTCGGAGCAGTGGCGGCGGGAGCTGGATGAGCGGATTACCCAACTGACCCTGCTGCGCGACCGGCTCACCGGCTGCATCGGTTGTGGCTGCTTGTCGATGGAGGCCTGTCCGCTGCGCAATCAGGGCGATGTGCTGGGCGAAAAAGGGCCAGGGGCGCATTTTCTCCAGGACTGA
- a CDS encoding antibiotic biosynthesis monooxygenase: protein MQASAKNRSFTQLIEFEIEPRQQPALVSALSVQTERLAQRYDGFVSASVQASDDGRRVLSFLQWQSREAGEAAFSSFESGEQDFWQLIRAHQAKTVTFNSFQVLSSIARSHDDALHCNLVG, encoded by the coding sequence ATGCAAGCATCAGCGAAAAACCGCAGCTTCACTCAGTTGATCGAATTCGAAATCGAGCCACGCCAGCAACCGGCGCTGGTCTCGGCGTTATCGGTGCAAACCGAACGTCTGGCCCAGCGCTACGACGGCTTTGTCAGCGCGAGTGTGCAAGCCAGCGACGATGGCCGGCGGGTATTGAGCTTTCTGCAATGGCAGAGCCGCGAGGCTGGGGAAGCCGCGTTCAGCAGTTTTGAAAGCGGCGAGCAGGATTTCTGGCAGTTGATCCGCGCCCATCAGGCGAAAACCGTCACCTTCAACTCGTTCCAGGTGCTGAGCAGCATCGCCCGCAGTCACGACGATGCCCTGCACTGCAACCTCGTGGGTTAG
- a CDS encoding sigma-54 interaction domain-containing protein translates to MQLLTLPPSPALATSIRATAQVFEDPKSQALLAHLQQVAPSEASVLIIGETGTGKELVARHIHNLSNRRHRPFVAVNCGAFSESLVEAELFGHEKGAFTGALSAKAGWFEEADGGTLFLDEIGDLPMTIQVKLLRVLQEREVVRLGSRKSLPIDVRVLAATNVQLEKAINAGNFREDLYYRLNVVNLVLSPLRERPGDILPLTRHFIEAYSQRLGYGRVSISPGAEQKLRSYSWPGNIRELENVIHHTLLICRNGVIERDDLRLSNLRIERPDDHQSADDSPEALLEQAFQKLFAQQAGALHEKVEDALLRAAYRFCHYNQVHTAALLGLSRNVTRTRLIKIGELAVNKRRMTASLRGERLIQLSI, encoded by the coding sequence ATGCAACTGCTGACCCTACCGCCCTCACCCGCCCTGGCCACCTCGATACGAGCCACCGCGCAAGTGTTCGAAGACCCGAAGTCCCAGGCCCTGCTCGCGCATTTGCAACAGGTCGCGCCGAGCGAGGCCAGTGTGCTGATCATCGGCGAGACCGGCACCGGCAAGGAGCTGGTAGCGCGGCACATTCATAACCTGAGCAACCGCCGCCATCGGCCCTTCGTCGCGGTCAATTGCGGGGCGTTTTCCGAGTCGCTGGTGGAAGCCGAATTGTTCGGCCATGAAAAAGGCGCCTTCACCGGGGCGCTGAGTGCCAAGGCCGGCTGGTTTGAAGAGGCGGATGGAGGCACGCTGTTTCTCGATGAGATCGGTGATCTGCCGATGACCATTCAGGTGAAACTGCTGCGGGTGTTGCAAGAGCGCGAAGTGGTGCGGCTGGGTTCGCGCAAAAGCCTTCCCATTGATGTGCGGGTGCTGGCGGCGACCAACGTGCAACTGGAGAAGGCCATCAACGCCGGGAATTTCCGCGAGGATCTGTATTACCGCCTCAACGTTGTCAATCTGGTGCTGAGCCCGTTGCGCGAGCGTCCGGGCGACATCCTGCCGCTGACCCGACACTTCATCGAGGCTTACAGCCAGCGCCTGGGTTACGGGCGGGTCAGCATCAGCCCCGGCGCCGAACAAAAACTGCGCAGCTACAGTTGGCCGGGCAACATTCGCGAATTGGAAAACGTCATCCATCACACCTTGTTGATCTGCCGCAACGGCGTGATCGAACGCGATGACTTGCGTCTGTCGAACCTGCGCATCGAGCGTCCTGACGATCATCAGAGCGCTGACGATTCACCGGAGGCTTTACTGGAACAGGCCTTTCAAAAACTCTTCGCGCAACAGGCCGGCGCCTTGCACGAAAAGGTCGAAGACGCCTTGCTGCGCGCGGCCTATCGCTTTTGCCATTACAATCAGGTACACACCGCCGCGCTGCTGGGCCTGAGCCGTAATGTCACACGCACGCGGCTGATCAAAATCGGCGAACTGGCGGTGAACAAGCGGCGAATGACGGCAAGCTTGCGAGGCGAGCGTCTGATTCAATTGTCGATCTAA